A window of Chitinophagales bacterium contains these coding sequences:
- a CDS encoding peptidylprolyl isomerase yields MKKTLLLLVTVCVTLVSFSQQYKVVADKILGVVGDRVILYSDIKNTIDDAKRQGREIPAGAECSIMEQALISKVLMLQAEKDSLPVSDEDVEADLDQRVRMFIRQYGSQQVLEEIAGKTIYQIKDEARESVRENKLAEAMQRKIVENVHITPNEVKAYYDRIPKDSLPYFESELEICQIIQYPRANRDLEKYIIDELNNYKRQLETRMATFETLARRYSEDPGSKDRAGEYQLNRNEKGAWDPSFMAMAFRLKPGEISQPFKSKFGYHIMQLVERNGDDAIVRHILRIPIPTDEEIKQTVNKLDTIRARILAGTSSFSEAAIKNTEDESAKFQGPCILGRDGSSFVTIDQLDKDLVLMLSKMKVGEYSQPVVYEENGKKAVRIVYYKSRTEPHVLNLRDDYSRISQAALEEKKQLELEKWLMKRIPTYYLMIADDMKGCDQVKKWAEASAKKAF; encoded by the coding sequence ATGAAAAAGACCCTTTTGTTATTGGTTACTGTGTGTGTTACGCTGGTTTCCTTTTCGCAGCAATACAAAGTTGTGGCGGATAAGATTCTTGGGGTAGTGGGAGACAGGGTCATCCTGTATTCGGATATCAAGAACACCATTGACGATGCCAAGCGTCAGGGTCGTGAAATTCCTGCCGGTGCGGAATGTTCGATCATGGAGCAGGCCCTTATATCTAAAGTATTGATGTTACAGGCGGAGAAGGATTCTTTGCCCGTGAGTGATGAAGATGTGGAAGCCGATCTGGATCAGCGGGTGCGGATGTTCATCCGTCAGTATGGTTCACAGCAGGTATTGGAAGAGATCGCGGGTAAAACGATTTATCAGATCAAAGACGAGGCCCGTGAATCTGTACGCGAGAACAAACTGGCGGAGGCCATGCAACGGAAGATCGTGGAGAATGTGCACATTACACCCAATGAGGTGAAAGCCTATTATGACCGTATTCCCAAGGACAGTCTGCCTTATTTTGAATCCGAACTGGAGATCTGCCAGATCATTCAGTACCCCCGTGCGAACCGTGACCTGGAGAAATACATCATTGATGAATTGAATAACTACAAGCGGCAGCTTGAGACCCGGATGGCCACATTTGAAACCCTGGCCCGCCGTTATTCTGAAGACCCCGGAAGTAAGGACAGAGCAGGGGAGTATCAACTGAACAGAAATGAAAAAGGAGCCTGGGATCCGTCCTTTATGGCCATGGCCTTTCGCCTGAAACCAGGAGAGATCAGTCAGCCCTTTAAATCCAAATTTGGCTACCATATCATGCAATTGGTAGAGCGAAATGGAGATGATGCCATTGTGCGTCATATCCTTCGGATTCCAATTCCCACCGATGAAGAGATCAAACAAACCGTCAATAAATTAGACACGATCCGTGCCCGTATCCTTGCCGGTACAAGCAGTTTCTCCGAAGCAGCGATCAAGAATACCGAAGATGAGTCGGCTAAGTTTCAGGGGCCTTGTATCCTTGGTCGTGATGGATCTTCTTTTGTGACCATTGACCAGTTGGATAAAGACCTGGTATTGATGCTGAGCAAGATGAAAGTGGGGGAATATTCACAGCCGGTTGTGTATGAGGAGAATGGAAAGAAAGCTGTACGCATTGTTTATTATAAATCCCGCACTGAACCGCACGTACTTAACCTGCGGGATGATTATAGCCGTATCTCACAGGCCGCCTTGGAAGAAAAGAAACAACTCGAATTGGAGAAATGGCTGATGAAGCGAATTCCCACCTACTATCTCATGATCGCCGATGACATGAAGGGTTGTGACCAGGTGAAAAAATGGGCCGAAGCTTCAGCCAAAAAAGCGTTTTAA